Sequence from the Gracilinanus agilis isolate LMUSP501 chromosome 6, AgileGrace, whole genome shotgun sequence genome:
ATTGTCAATGTAAGCTGTGTTTCCGGTGCTATTCCAAACAACAGTACTCAAGgaaacagcaaagaaaaacatGAACTACTCCCTTGCCTTCAGCAAGACAGTAATCAGCCTGGGATTTTAACATCTGATATTAAAACAGAGTTGGAATCTAAGGAACTCTCAGCCACTGTTGCTGAATCTATGGGTTTATACATGGACTCCATAAGAGATGCTGATTTTGCCTATGATCAGCAGAATCAGCAAGGAAGAAGCCTCAGTCCAGCAAAAATTTATCAAAATGTTGAACAGCTGgtaaaattttacaaagaaaatggcCATCGCCCGTCTACTTTAAACAGTGTGAACAGGTCCTTGAGATCATTTATCTCTGACTCTGGCAATTCTGTGAATGGTAGTATCATGCGCTCTATTGTTAAAAGCCCCATAATGTGTCATGAGAAAAGTCCTTCTGTTTGTAGTCCTCTGAACATGAATTCTTCAGTCTGCAGTCCTGCTGGAATCAACTCCGTGTCCTCAACGACAGCCAACTTTGGCAGTTTCCCAGTGCACAGCCCAATTACCCAGGGAACTCCTCTGCCATGTTCCCCGAATGTTGAAAATCGAAGCTCTGTGTCGCACAGCCCTGCACATGCTAGCAATGTAGGTTCTCCTCTGTCTAGTCCAATAAGTAGCATGAAATCCCCGATTTCAAGCCCTCCTAGTCACTGTAGTGTCAaatctcccgtctctagtcctaaCAATGTCACTATGCGCTCCTCTGTGTCCAGTCCTGCAAACATCAACAACTCCAGGTGCTCTATTTCCAGCCCTTCCAATACGAATAACAGGTCGACTCTTTCTAGTCCAGCTGCTAGCACTGTGGGATCTTCTATCTGCAGCCCGGGAAACAATGCCTTCAGCTTTGCTGCTTCTGCCACGTCTGTTGGATCCAGTACGACCCAGGACGTTGTTCCGAGTCCAGAAACGAACGAGAGAGGTGCTCAAGAAGTGACATTTCCGAAAACAGAGGAAATAGAGAATTCCATCTCCAATAACGGTGTGGCTAGTCAGCTTAACATCGTTCAGTATATAAAATCAGAACCAGATGGAGCTTTCAGTAGCTCGTGTCTTGGAGCAAATAGCAAAGTCAATTCTGATTCCCAATTCTCAGTACCCGTCAAACAGGAGTCAGCCAAGCATTCGTGTTCAGGTACTTCTTTTAAAGGGAATCAGACAGTAAATCCATTTCCATTTATGGATGgttcatatttttccttcatgGATGACAAGGACTATTATTCTCTATCTGGAATTTTAGGAccacctgtttcctcatttgacgGCAGTTGTGAAGGCAGTGCATTTCCAAATCCGGGTCTGCCCATGGGAATTAAACAAGAGCTCGATGATGGTAGTTATTATCAAGAAAACAGCCTGCCTTCATCTGCCATCGTTGGTGTGAATTCAGGTGGACAGTCTTTCCACTACAGGATTGGAGCTCAAGGCACAATATCTTTATCAAGACCTATTGGAAGAGACCAATCTTTTTCACATTTGAGCTCATTTCCTCCAGTCAATACATTGGTGGAGTCATGGAAATCACACAGTGACTTGTCATCCAGAAGAAATGATGGGTATCCAGTTCTAGAATACATTCCAGAAAATGTGTCAAGGTGAGTTACTGTCTATCTTTTGATTCCATCCCGATTT
This genomic interval carries:
- the NR3C2 gene encoding LOW QUALITY PROTEIN: mineralocorticoid receptor (The sequence of the model RefSeq protein was modified relative to this genomic sequence to represent the inferred CDS: substituted 1 base at 1 genomic stop codon) yields the protein METKGYHSFPEGLDMERRWGQVSQSAEHSSLGSGERTDENNYMEIVNVSCVSGAIPNNSTQGNSKEKHELLPCLQQDSNQPGILTSDIKTELESKELSATVAESMGLYMDSIRDADFAYDQQNQQGRSLSPAKIYQNVEQLVKFYKENGHRPSTLNSVNRSLRSFISDSGNSVNGSIMRSIVKSPIMCHEKSPSVCSPLNMNSSVCSPAGINSVSSTTANFGSFPVHSPITQGTPLPCSPNVENRSSVSHSPAHASNVGSPLSSPISSMKSPISSPPSHCSVKSPVSSPNNVTMRSSVSSPANINNSRCSISSPSNTNNRSTLSSPAASTVGSSICSPGNNAFSFAASATSVGSSTTQDVVPSPETNERGAQEVTFPKTEEIENSISNNGVASQLNIVQYIKSEPDGAFSSSCLGANSKVNSDSQFSVPVKQESAKHSCSGTSFKGNQTVNPFPFMDGSYFSFMDDKDYYSLSGILGPPVSSFDGSCEGSAFPNPGLPMGIKQELDDGSYYQENSLPSSAIVGVNSGGQSFHYRIGAQGTISLSRPIGRDQSFSHLSSFPPVNTLVESWKSHSDLSSRRNDGYPVLEYIPENVSSSSLRSVSTTSSRPSKICLVCGDEASGCHYGVVTCGSCKVFFKRAVEGQHNYLCAGRNDCIIDKIRRKNCPACRLQKCLQAGMNLGGEYQSLPLQNPQKLTLWNWKCLRSYPTLWRILSTRHASSTWIFFLPDLRLHXEEKMRQSAMYELCQGMHQISLQFVRLQLTFEEYTIMKVLLLLSTIPKDGLKSQVAFEEMRTNYIKELRKMVTKCPSNSGQSWQRFYQLTKLLDSMHDLVSDLLEFCFYTFRESQALKVEFPAMLVEIISDQLPKVESGNAKPLYFHRK